A genomic window from Acinetobacter chinensis includes:
- a CDS encoding enoyl-CoA hydratase/isomerase family protein: MTNSPVLKNYHPDILVEEAKNGWRIVRLNRPKSLHALDESIVTALLEVFTDFHDDSSVKAIWLDSTTPKAFCAGGDVRKLRQLVINDEVDTANKFFEQEYALDLLLHNYAKPVLVWGEGYVMGGGLGLFMAAPFRLVTPYSRLAMPEINIGLYPDVGATRFLADRGAIGLFTGLTGSIMTAAGAYGIGWATHICDTQRDNVLQKVINIDWDHYPAGDFRAIDDTLNSMHRPVAPGPLQNSLDVIQSVCRGVNFEHDYESIIGLSDARSDWLRQASENLQKGSPTTAALTWLLWQWGKQVHAWNEVFELETQISDWKIRHPDFVEGVRARLVDKDLSPEWKTGADMSLKGILSDNPPLAENESWMALLKQYGVVS; encoded by the coding sequence ATGACAAATTCTCCTGTATTAAAAAATTATCATCCGGATATTCTTGTAGAAGAAGCAAAGAATGGATGGCGTATTGTTCGACTGAACCGCCCAAAATCTCTGCATGCTCTGGATGAATCCATTGTTACTGCGTTACTGGAAGTTTTTACTGACTTTCATGATGACAGCAGTGTTAAAGCTATCTGGCTTGATTCAACAACACCAAAAGCATTCTGTGCTGGTGGTGATGTCCGTAAACTCCGTCAGCTTGTCATCAATGATGAAGTGGATACTGCCAATAAATTCTTTGAGCAGGAATATGCGCTTGATCTGCTGCTGCATAACTATGCAAAACCTGTACTTGTATGGGGTGAAGGTTATGTGATGGGTGGTGGGCTTGGTCTGTTTATGGCTGCACCATTCCGTCTGGTGACACCTTATTCAAGACTGGCTATGCCTGAAATCAACATTGGACTTTATCCTGATGTCGGGGCAACACGCTTCCTGGCAGATCGGGGTGCAATTGGTCTGTTTACTGGTCTGACGGGTTCAATTATGACCGCTGCCGGTGCCTATGGTATTGGATGGGCTACGCATATCTGCGATACACAGCGTGATAATGTCCTTCAGAAAGTCATTAATATTGATTGGGATCATTATCCGGCAGGTGATTTCAGAGCAATTGATGACACACTGAACAGTATGCACCGTCCAGTTGCACCTGGTCCTCTGCAAAACTCACTTGATGTGATTCAGAGCGTATGCCGAGGTGTAAATTTTGAACATGATTATGAATCCATCATTGGTTTAAGTGACGCCCGCAGTGACTGGCTTCGTCAGGCGAGTGAAAACCTTCAGAAAGGTTCACCAACCACGGCTGCATTAACCTGGCTTTTATGGCAATGGGGTAAGCAGGTACATGCCTGGAATGAAGTTTTTGAGCTTGAAACTCAGATTTCAGATTGGAAAATCCGTCACCCTGACTTTGTTGAAGGCGTGCGCGCCCGCCTGGTTGATAAAGACCTGTCTCCAGAATGGAAAACCGGCGCTGATATGTCCTTAAAAGGCATTCTTTCAGATAATCCTCCTTTGGCTGAAAATGAAAGCTGGATGGCTTTACTGAAACAGTACGGTGTCGTCAGTTGA
- the ung gene encoding uracil-DNA glycosylase — protein MSLTESQQIKLDKIQLEAQWKDGLKDFLLSPVMDELKAFLVNEMQEGKVIYPSGSLIFNALNTTPMANVKVVILGQDPYHGPGQAHGLSFSVQKGVALPPSLRNIFHELHNDLGIPVSKHGNLSHWAEQGVLLLNSVLTVEAGMAASHQKRGWEDFTDHVIDVLNEQREHIVFILWGAYAQRKGQRIDPTKHLILKAAHPSPLAANRGGFFGCKVFSKSNNYLKQNGIEPIDWQLDA, from the coding sequence ATGTCTTTAACGGAATCACAGCAGATAAAACTGGATAAAATTCAACTCGAAGCACAATGGAAAGACGGGTTGAAAGATTTTCTGCTCAGTCCTGTCATGGATGAGCTGAAAGCATTTCTTGTAAATGAAATGCAGGAAGGTAAAGTGATTTATCCTTCAGGATCATTGATCTTTAATGCGCTGAATACAACACCTATGGCGAATGTAAAAGTCGTTATTTTAGGGCAGGATCCATATCATGGTCCAGGTCAGGCTCATGGTCTAAGTTTTTCAGTGCAGAAAGGGGTTGCATTACCACCTTCTTTACGTAATATTTTTCATGAATTACACAATGACCTGGGGATTCCTGTCTCTAAACATGGCAATCTGAGCCATTGGGCAGAACAGGGTGTATTACTGTTAAACAGTGTTTTAACAGTTGAAGCAGGTATGGCTGCTTCACATCAGAAGCGTGGATGGGAAGATTTTACTGATCACGTGATTGATGTTTTAAATGAACAGCGTGAGCATATTGTCTTTATCCTTTGGGGGGCATATGCGCAACGTAAGGGGCAACGGATCGACCCGACAAAACATCTCATACTGAAAGCTGCACATCCTTCTCCGCTTGCAGCGAACCGTGGTGGTTTTTTTGGTTGTAAAGTTTTTTCTAAATCCAATAATTATCTGAAACAAAATGGCATTGAGCCCATAGACTGGCAGCTGGACGCATGA
- a CDS encoding 6-pyruvoyl trahydropterin synthase family protein, which yields MLIRKLFKFENAHIVRNCTSDRCKRSIHGHSYKVELLLKANRLDHGQMVYDFGLLKGVIKDIFDSFDHAICFWQKDDAEYIAACKKFSARWVALPVSPSAEQFSRIFFYLAQQILCSTETQNGEGDVEVYSVIVHETDTGYAQSFIEDIENEQMGLLSLQQIEFSEQVQSEWADPEMYEKLKQGVKFLNPAVELQVHSE from the coding sequence ATGTTAATACGTAAGCTTTTTAAGTTTGAAAATGCTCATATTGTGCGGAACTGCACATCAGACCGTTGCAAACGCTCTATTCATGGTCACAGTTATAAAGTTGAACTGCTGCTGAAAGCAAATCGGCTTGATCATGGTCAGATGGTATATGACTTTGGTCTGCTTAAAGGTGTAATAAAAGATATTTTTGACAGCTTCGATCATGCGATCTGTTTCTGGCAGAAAGATGATGCTGAATATATTGCTGCATGTAAAAAATTCAGTGCGCGATGGGTTGCACTGCCAGTTTCACCATCAGCAGAACAGTTTTCCCGAATTTTTTTCTACCTTGCTCAGCAGATTCTGTGCTCCACTGAAACTCAGAATGGCGAGGGGGATGTGGAAGTGTATTCGGTTATTGTGCATGAAACAGATACCGGTTATGCACAGAGCTTTATCGAAGATATTGAAAATGAGCAGATGGGGTTGTTGAGTCTGCAGCAGATAGAGTTTTCGGAGCAGGTTCAGTCAGAGTGGGCTGATCCCGAAATGTATGAAAAACTGAAACAGGGTGTCAAATTTCTGAATCCTGCTGTGGAACTTCAGGTTCACAGTGAATAA
- the gspK gene encoding type II secretion system minor pseudopilin GspK, translated as MKQSQRGIALLTILIMVALATILAAMIAKRQSATAESTAYVMRQNQSLYYAKSAESFFSELLVDDAENAGEVDHQQETWAKPMPAFPVDDGYVAGILRDESGKFNLNSLVDKSGKVNAQAKNWFEKLLVKAGLPAQLSEAVIDWQDADDETSGSMGAESNYYQGLNPGYLPANNKFHSVEELKMVRGFEGQKYLQLEPYVTANPSTEAKVNINTASAFLLASMDEQLDEKAVQNMLNTKQSALEHFKSVNELWDVEPFTQVDNEKRVQLNNLLGVQSTFFRAQIEVSLGERVRQFNSLLVRQDKKVYILKRSMAPFTPIEISDSAQDAKY; from the coding sequence ATGAAACAGAGCCAACGTGGAATTGCACTGCTGACTATTCTGATCATGGTTGCTCTGGCAACTATACTAGCTGCTATGATTGCCAAAAGACAGTCCGCGACTGCTGAAAGTACTGCTTATGTCATGCGGCAGAATCAGTCTTTGTATTATGCAAAAAGCGCTGAATCCTTTTTTTCAGAACTGCTGGTGGATGATGCTGAAAATGCTGGTGAAGTGGATCATCAGCAGGAAACCTGGGCTAAACCTATGCCTGCATTTCCTGTGGATGACGGATATGTGGCAGGAATTTTACGTGATGAAAGTGGAAAGTTTAATTTAAACAGTCTTGTGGATAAGAGTGGAAAAGTAAATGCTCAGGCAAAAAACTGGTTTGAAAAACTGCTTGTAAAAGCAGGTTTGCCGGCTCAGCTTTCTGAGGCAGTGATTGACTGGCAGGATGCTGATGATGAAACATCAGGTTCAATGGGTGCGGAAAGTAATTATTATCAAGGTCTGAATCCAGGTTATTTACCTGCAAACAATAAGTTTCACAGCGTTGAAGAGCTGAAAATGGTCAGAGGATTTGAAGGGCAGAAATATCTGCAGCTGGAACCGTATGTAACTGCAAATCCTTCGACTGAAGCTAAGGTCAATATCAACACTGCATCTGCTTTTTTACTGGCAAGCATGGATGAGCAGCTGGATGAAAAAGCGGTGCAGAATATGTTGAACACGAAACAGAGTGCACTTGAACACTTTAAATCTGTAAATGAACTGTGGGATGTTGAACCATTTACTCAGGTCGATAATGAAAAAAGAGTTCAGTTGAATAACCTTCTGGGTGTTCAGTCCACATTTTTCAGAGCTCAGATTGAAGTCTCACTGGGTGAGCGTGTGCGACAGTTCAATTCATTGCTGGTTCGTCAGGATAAGAAAGTTTATATACTGAAAAGAAGTATGGCGCCCTTTACACCTATTGAGATCAGCGACTCTGCACAGGATGCAAAATACTGA
- the gspJ gene encoding type II secretion system minor pseudopilin GspJ — translation MSRSKGFTLVELLVAIAIFAVLSALGWKVFDYLSKVSERNEMHEANLSALQEAHQQILRDSLQIAPLTANIKGETAPALILQNGVLIFSKTGVTDPLAQGTPPDERVEYRYRADEKKLYRLKYSYLNQTGQEQPVSSVLLENVEQYDVSVLNPAELKSWPEATADAENVQQKALLPRGIMLSLTVQGISYQWLYSLLNTDFLKQEAVK, via the coding sequence ATGAGCAGGTCAAAAGGGTTTACCCTTGTTGAGCTGCTGGTTGCAATTGCAATTTTCGCAGTGCTCTCTGCACTCGGCTGGAAAGTGTTTGATTATCTCTCGAAGGTCAGTGAGCGTAATGAAATGCATGAGGCGAATTTATCCGCCTTACAGGAAGCCCATCAGCAGATTCTCAGAGACAGTCTTCAGATTGCACCATTAACTGCAAATATCAAAGGTGAAACAGCTCCTGCGCTGATTCTGCAGAATGGTGTGCTGATTTTCAGTAAAACAGGTGTTACAGATCCTCTGGCCCAGGGCACACCACCCGATGAGCGGGTGGAATACCGTTATCGTGCAGATGAAAAAAAACTCTATAGATTAAAATACAGTTACCTGAATCAGACAGGGCAGGAACAGCCAGTTTCGAGCGTGCTGCTTGAAAATGTTGAACAGTATGATGTTTCTGTCCTGAATCCGGCAGAGCTGAAAAGCTGGCCTGAGGCGACGGCAGATGCAGAAAATGTTCAGCAGAAAGCATTGTTACCCAGGGGAATCATGCTGAGTCTGACCGTACAGGGGATATCCTATCAGTGGTTGTATAGCCTGTTGAATACAGACTTTCTGAAACAGGAAGCCGTAAAATAA
- the gspI gene encoding type II secretion system minor pseudopilin GspI — protein MKKNKGFTLLEVMVALAIFATAAMALTKVAMQYTQATSNAVLRTKAQFVAMNAAAQMEINREWLEGTQSEQVEQQGENWQIDKSTQPTVSPDVQRVTVQVSLFNKETGKVEAGITNIVFFNYRIAAS, from the coding sequence ATGAAGAAAAATAAAGGATTTACCTTACTTGAAGTGATGGTTGCTCTCGCAATTTTTGCCACAGCAGCAATGGCGCTGACCAAAGTGGCGATGCAGTATACCCAAGCAACCTCCAATGCCGTTCTGCGCACCAAAGCACAGTTTGTTGCAATGAATGCAGCAGCGCAGATGGAAATCAACAGAGAATGGCTGGAGGGAACTCAGTCAGAGCAGGTGGAACAACAGGGCGAAAACTGGCAGATTGATAAAAGTACTCAGCCCACAGTCAGTCCTGATGTGCAGCGTGTCACTGTTCAGGTGAGTCTGTTCAATAAGGAAACAGGCAAAGTCGAAGCCGGTATTACCAATATTGTGTTCTTTAATTATCGGATAGCTGCATCATGA
- a CDS encoding pilus assembly FimT family protein → MNMRPSSIQGFTLVELMVVIVIMAIMASLVLMNTGGVDQRKAMQSRAVFLMDMKKIQREATDQSRILALNVQSETDVSPFRYTVVEYQNPTVQQIKISRLDKKQIWKEWAEFKSKELPEEVSFTVKSLDYQFQNAANTELISNDAPQLVWLGNGEAKPVRIQFYFQQKPIGQEIEIDHLGKIHEEK, encoded by the coding sequence ATGAATATGCGACCATCATCAATACAGGGTTTTACACTGGTCGAATTGATGGTGGTGATTGTGATTATGGCAATCATGGCTTCCCTAGTGTTAATGAACACAGGTGGTGTTGATCAGCGCAAAGCAATGCAGTCCAGGGCTGTCTTCCTGATGGATATGAAAAAAATCCAGCGTGAAGCAACAGACCAGTCAAGAATACTGGCACTGAATGTTCAGAGTGAAACAGATGTGTCACCGTTTCGTTATACTGTAGTTGAATACCAGAACCCGACTGTACAGCAGATAAAAATTTCAAGGCTGGATAAAAAACAGATCTGGAAAGAATGGGCAGAATTTAAATCAAAAGAATTGCCGGAAGAAGTCAGTTTTACAGTGAAGTCACTTGATTATCAGTTTCAGAATGCAGCGAATACTGAACTGATCTCAAATGATGCTCCACAGCTGGTATGGCTTGGGAATGGTGAGGCAAAACCTGTAAGAATTCAGTTCTATTTTCAGCAAAAGCCTATTGGTCAGGAAATAGAAATTGATCACCTGGGTAAGATTCATGAAGAAAAATAA
- a CDS encoding TetR/AcrR family transcriptional regulator — MDRQAQFRARESLIFQVAEQLLLENGESGMTLDALAAELDLAKGTLYKHFQSKDELYMLLIIRNENMLLEMIKDTEKQFPEHLAFFMLHHLHHPERTVLFHQIEERLSTTGVGIYHLFSELYQIRRQRLRLIIRMTETYLLDIHSAMTVRDYLASIWALTHGAAAILNSSFYQRYLGSRDTLRVAYIDQALALPKHASHAQQVA, encoded by the coding sequence ATGGATCGTCAGGCGCAGTTCAGGGCAAGAGAATCATTGATTTTTCAGGTGGCGGAACAGCTGCTGCTGGAAAATGGCGAGTCAGGAATGACGCTTGATGCGCTCGCAGCTGAACTTGATCTTGCAAAAGGAACACTCTATAAGCATTTTCAGAGTAAGGATGAGCTGTATATGCTGCTGATCATCCGCAATGAAAATATGCTGTTGGAGATGATAAAAGACACTGAAAAACAGTTCCCTGAACACCTCGCATTCTTTATGCTGCATCATTTGCATCATCCTGAACGTACTGTGCTGTTTCATCAGATCGAAGAGAGACTTTCAACCACAGGTGTAGGAATTTATCATCTGTTCAGTGAGCTGTATCAGATCAGGCGTCAGCGTCTCAGACTGATTATACGTATGACGGAAACCTATCTGCTGGATATACACAGTGCAATGACAGTCAGGGATTATCTGGCTTCCATCTGGGCACTGACACATGGTGCTGCTGCAATTCTGAATTCAAGTTTTTATCAGCGTTATCTGGGCTCCAGGGATACACTGCGTGTCGCCTACATTGATCAGGCACTGGCTTTGCCTAAGCATGCCAGTCATGCGCAGCAGGTTGCCTGA
- a CDS encoding TatD family hydrolase: MFVDTHCHLTMLDLTPYNGDVDLALAQAREAGVSKFMGISVDLDDHIPLSEIAARHDDVGYTVGVHPCEDVQTMARATTECLIELAQSEKAWALGETGLDYFHSQDFIAEQKACFARHIHASQAVSKPVVVHTRSAKHDTVDIIRAEKSTHGILHCFTEDWETAKAVLDCGYYISFSGIVSFKNAQDLRDVAKQVPLDRVLIETDSPYLAPVPYRGKTNEPKYVPYVAKALSDVYDKSLEEMAFITMQNFENLLKMK; the protein is encoded by the coding sequence GTGTTTGTAGATACTCATTGCCACTTAACCATGCTCGACCTTACACCTTATAATGGTGATGTGGATCTGGCACTGGCTCAGGCACGTGAAGCCGGCGTCAGTAAGTTTATGGGTATCTCTGTCGATCTGGATGATCATATTCCTTTGTCAGAGATTGCAGCCCGTCATGATGACGTGGGTTATACCGTTGGGGTACATCCCTGTGAAGATGTTCAGACCATGGCACGGGCAACTACTGAGTGTCTGATTGAGCTTGCACAGTCTGAAAAAGCCTGGGCACTGGGTGAAACGGGTCTGGATTATTTCCATAGTCAGGATTTTATTGCTGAACAGAAAGCCTGTTTTGCACGACATATTCATGCATCCCAGGCAGTATCCAAACCTGTGGTAGTTCATACCCGATCTGCGAAGCATGACACTGTGGATATTATCCGTGCAGAAAAATCCACACACGGTATTCTGCACTGTTTTACCGAAGATTGGGAAACGGCTAAAGCTGTACTGGATTGCGGATACTACATTTCATTTTCGGGCATTGTTTCTTTTAAAAATGCGCAGGATTTGCGTGATGTCGCAAAACAGGTACCACTGGACAGAGTGTTGATTGAAACTGACAGTCCGTATCTGGCTCCGGTTCCATATCGTGGTAAAACTAATGAACCAAAATACGTTCCATATGTAGCAAAAGCGCTAAGTGATGTATATGATAAGTCACTTGAAGAAATGGCATTTATTACAATGCAGAATTTTGAAAACCTGCTGAAAATGAAATAA
- a CDS encoding PilZ domain-containing protein — MQPRMGGIIQANIPDKNTLYASYMPYVVGGGLFIPSKQPVKLGEEVFVLATLPEQSQKIPLTGKVIWIAHKQNGAKLQGFGIQLMGEKGVYYKSEAEKLLAGIKSDGRSSYTM; from the coding sequence ATGCAGCCACGTATGGGTGGGATTATTCAGGCAAATATTCCTGATAAAAATACACTTTACGCAAGTTATATGCCTTATGTTGTGGGCGGAGGTCTGTTTATACCATCAAAACAGCCGGTGAAACTGGGTGAAGAGGTTTTTGTACTGGCAACATTGCCGGAACAGTCTCAGAAAATCCCTTTAACAGGGAAAGTTATCTGGATTGCACATAAGCAGAATGGTGCAAAACTTCAGGGTTTTGGTATTCAGCTGATGGGTGAAAAGGGTGTTTATTACAAATCAGAAGCGGAAAAACTGCTTGCGGGTATTAAGTCTGACGGCAGATCCAGTTACACTATGTAG
- a CDS encoding DNA polymerase III subunit delta', translated as MLSEVEARVYPWQQDVWNTLTGRFPAIGHGLLFYGKKGCGKDAFAKQFLAWILCSNRHVDRVACGECGSCQWLKSDTHPNYVYITTDEENKKQNAKIKIEKIRDLLPFVQQTVDGWRVVVIEPAEALNIASANALLKTLEEPGDRVIIILLADHFLKLPATVRSRLQHFAMDRITSAQSDEFLSQYLPEDLQQQKQLLLNLSGQMPLQAVHLAESTWFSRRNDFLKDWQKLVQQKNMPMATATRWNKELGFNEFSQMFEYLLSDLICVKLNQQVNNTDLDFTVLAEQYTLETLFGIYADLQQSKKMTEQNIQGNLVLDQLCIKLMNV; from the coding sequence ATGCTGAGTGAGGTTGAGGCAAGGGTCTATCCTTGGCAACAGGATGTCTGGAATACGCTCACAGGGCGCTTTCCTGCAATTGGTCATGGTTTATTGTTTTATGGCAAAAAAGGATGTGGGAAAGATGCTTTTGCCAAGCAGTTTCTTGCCTGGATACTGTGTTCAAACCGTCATGTGGATCGTGTAGCATGTGGTGAATGTGGCAGTTGCCAGTGGCTAAAGTCGGATACGCACCCCAATTATGTATACATCACGACCGATGAAGAAAATAAAAAGCAGAACGCGAAAATTAAGATCGAGAAGATCCGGGATTTATTACCATTTGTGCAGCAGACAGTGGATGGCTGGAGAGTCGTTGTTATTGAACCGGCAGAAGCCCTGAATATCGCCTCGGCAAATGCATTGCTGAAAACACTGGAAGAGCCTGGTGACAGAGTCATCATCATTTTACTGGCAGATCACTTTCTTAAACTGCCTGCGACTGTCCGCAGCCGTTTACAGCACTTTGCCATGGATCGTATAACTTCAGCGCAGTCGGATGAGTTTTTAAGTCAGTATTTACCTGAAGACCTGCAGCAGCAGAAACAGCTGTTGCTGAATCTTTCAGGGCAGATGCCATTACAGGCAGTTCATCTGGCAGAGAGTACGTGGTTTTCAAGAAGGAATGACTTTTTAAAGGACTGGCAGAAACTGGTACAGCAGAAAAATATGCCAATGGCAACAGCGACCAGATGGAATAAAGAGCTTGGTTTCAATGAGTTCAGTCAGATGTTTGAATACTTGTTGTCAGACCTGATTTGTGTCAAGCTCAATCAGCAGGTGAATAATACTGATCTGGACTTTACAGTACTTGCGGAGCAGTACACACTTGAAACATTATTTGGAATCTATGCAGATTTACAACAATCAAAAAAAATGACTGAGCAGAATATACAGGGAAATCTTGTACTTGATCAGTTGTGTATAAAGTTAATGAATGTTTAA
- the kdsB gene encoding 3-deoxy-manno-octulosonate cytidylyltransferase: protein MKHIVIPARFSSSRLPGKPLLQIHGRAMILRVVDQARKVEGFDDLCVATDDQRIADVCIAEGVDVVLTSPDHPSGTDRLSEVAKIKGWAAEDIIVNVQGDEPLLPAQLVQQVAQLLEMKPLCSMSTLCEPVTDLDEFKRDSIVKVVMSRFNEALYFSRATIPYDRDGNKQENPALHNQAYRHLGIYGYRVKLLQEYVGWEMGMLEKLESLEQLRVLENGHRIAIAVAEASLPPGVDTQQDLDRLNELDISLFQ from the coding sequence ATGAAACACATTGTTATTCCTGCCCGTTTTTCCAGCTCACGTTTACCGGGTAAGCCGTTATTGCAGATTCATGGTCGCGCAATGATTTTAAGGGTTGTGGATCAGGCTCGAAAAGTCGAGGGTTTTGACGATCTCTGTGTGGCGACGGATGATCAGCGGATCGCAGATGTCTGTATTGCTGAAGGTGTGGATGTAGTTCTGACATCACCTGATCACCCATCGGGTACGGATCGGCTGAGTGAAGTTGCAAAAATTAAAGGCTGGGCTGCTGAAGATATTATTGTCAATGTACAGGGTGATGAGCCTTTGTTGCCTGCTCAGCTGGTTCAGCAGGTTGCTCAGTTACTTGAAATGAAACCATTGTGTTCAATGTCTACGTTATGTGAGCCGGTCACAGATCTGGATGAATTCAAGCGCGACAGTATCGTCAAAGTTGTCATGTCACGTTTTAATGAAGCACTGTATTTCAGTCGGGCAACGATTCCTTATGACCGTGATGGCAATAAACAGGAAAATCCAGCTTTGCATAATCAGGCATATCGTCATTTGGGTATTTATGGCTACCGTGTCAAACTGCTTCAGGAATATGTTGGCTGGGAAATGGGGATGCTGGAAAAACTGGAAAGCCTCGAACAGTTAAGAGTACTTGAAAATGGTCACCGGATTGCAATTGCTGTTGCAGAAGCAAGTCTGCCACCAGGTGTGGATACACAGCAGGATCTGGATCGTTTAAATGAACTTGATATCAGTCTTTTTCAGTAA
- the lpxK gene encoding tetraacyldisaccharide 4'-kinase, whose translation MSLAQFIQDAWNKQAGWLIVLRPLSWLYRGGFLLNRKLYEMDVKQAYTAPVPVMVIGNITVGGSGKTPLLIQLVTYLLRHHVKVGVISRGYGGKGPFPAFVGLDALPETVGDEPCLIVQSTGVPMAVGSNRQKSIELLLEKYELDLIISDDGLQHHALNRQIEWIVLDNNRGLGNGKILPEGYLREPPSRLEGATVIEHAAEPESELYMHLEVAEPYLLNAMDGRVFNPEADFYAVAGIGFPQRFYATLESMGIHHFQCHEFPDHYEYEIADFQFDDANPVITTEKDAVKILPLLKQNPAFNREIWVVPVEAVLSEACYLKLHQQLQESGIQIS comes from the coding sequence ATGTCACTGGCGCAATTCATTCAGGATGCCTGGAATAAACAGGCAGGATGGCTGATTGTGCTTCGACCTTTGTCGTGGCTGTATCGTGGTGGTTTTCTGCTGAACAGAAAACTCTATGAAATGGATGTTAAACAGGCTTATACAGCTCCTGTTCCTGTCATGGTTATTGGAAATATTACAGTAGGTGGCAGTGGAAAAACTCCGCTTCTGATTCAGCTTGTGACCTATTTGCTTAGACATCATGTCAAAGTAGGTGTCATCAGTCGTGGTTATGGTGGGAAAGGTCCATTTCCTGCATTTGTTGGACTCGATGCTCTACCTGAAACCGTCGGAGATGAACCCTGTCTGATTGTTCAGTCAACGGGTGTGCCTATGGCTGTGGGGTCGAACAGGCAAAAAAGTATTGAGCTGTTGCTTGAAAAATATGAACTGGATCTGATCATCAGTGATGATGGATTACAGCACCATGCACTGAACCGGCAGATTGAGTGGATTGTTCTGGATAATAACCGTGGTTTAGGTAATGGGAAAATCCTTCCTGAGGGTTATCTGAGAGAACCTCCGTCCAGACTTGAAGGGGCTACTGTGATTGAGCATGCAGCAGAGCCTGAAAGTGAGCTATATATGCACCTTGAAGTTGCTGAACCTTATCTGTTGAATGCAATGGATGGACGGGTGTTTAATCCAGAAGCAGATTTTTACGCAGTTGCAGGTATTGGTTTTCCTCAAAGATTTTACGCAACGCTCGAATCTATGGGTATACACCATTTTCAGTGTCATGAGTTTCCCGATCATTATGAATATGAGATTGCGGATTTTCAGTTTGATGACGCAAATCCGGTGATTACAACCGAAAAAGATGCAGTTAAAATTTTACCTTTATTGAAACAGAACCCAGCTTTTAATCGTGAAATCTGGGTGGTTCCTGTGGAAGCAGTACTCTCTGAGGCATGCTATCTGAAACTGCATCAGCAGTTGCAGGAATCAGGCATTCAGATCTCTTAG